A window of Akkermansiaceae bacterium genomic DNA:
GTTTTCGGTATTTTAACGTTGTTCGTAGGCGGTTGATCTTTACGTTAGGCAATAATAAGATGACAATACCCGAGCTTAAACAAAAACTCTATGATGAGGGGTGTTCGCCATGCAACTACGCTATCGAATCTAGTGGTTCAGACGTATATTGTCTGAATAACGATGGCGCTCAATGGAAGGTATATTACACCGAGCGTGGATATGATTTCGATCCGATTTTCACCTCTGAATCTGAATCGGAAGCATGTGATTTCTTCCTTCAGCATATGCTCAAGCAATCGAACTGGCATCTAGTGGGTGTCTTTCAATCCGAACTGGAGGCCAAGGCATACGAAAGGGAGGTATCTAGATTTGGGGCTACACCAATACGTAACGATCTTCCCGAGAGTATTATGGGAACGGCTCAGTTTCGTGTTTTTGTTGCTGGAAGGGATATTCATCTAGTGGAGTCTATAAGACAATAATGCGGCCTAACAAGGCGCTTCATCCGACCGTTAACCGTCCGCGACTCCGAAACCTGATAGAGAGAAAGATCATTTTTGGTCATTCGGAGGTTGTCCCGGCGGCGGTTGAGCTATACGTTCGCCAATAATAATAATTGAGTCTCCGTGTTCATCATCCCGCTCAGTTGCCTTCAAGAGCCGGCTGTCATCGTTCGTTCGCGCACATCGATCAGGATTGAGACGATTGCCACCTTGGTTCGTTTCCAGGCGGTCACCTGACAGAGTGCTGGACTATTCCGAGTCGGCTTGGGTTGACTATTCAGAATCGCCGTCGAACAAGGCGCTTCATCCGACCGTTAACCGTCCGAGAGTTTGTTGCGGGCGGCTTGTTTACGACCATTTCAGGTTTTAGACTGTTGACCCACCGGCGGTTGAGCTCTACGTTCGGCAATAATAAGAATGACCTATATCATCGCTATATTGTTGGTCGTCCTTTCCCGTCTGATCTACACCAGAGGTAATAATGGATGCCGTATATCTATTCGCTTCGAGAAGATCGTAATTTTTGCGGCTGCTATCGCGATGATGGCCTCGGTATTCAGGCTGTGCCGCAGCATCGTTACGGCTTTCGTTCAGCGTGATAGGGGACCTAGAGATATGACTGAGCACGATATGTCTGGCATGTATGAGATGATAGGCCTGGTTGTATATCCGATAGGTCTCGTGTTATATGTGTTGTTGATTCTGATCGTGTTACCTAAGCCTATCCGAAGGGCGAAGAATGTGGCCGAACAAGTCGCTGCATCCGACCGCTAACCGCGCTCGACTCCAGCTCGGGTTTACACGAAACAACCATGCTTAGCCTATGACCGTTGACCCGACGGCGGTTGAGCTTTACGTTAGGCAATAATATGAAATACATTCGCGAAACAACATTGGCTGGTATATTACTGATCGGGTTTGCTCATGGCGAGCAGAATAAGAATCCCCTTATTGGTGAGTGGAAGTTAAAGAAGCTGGAAGGGGTTAAGTATGATGTAGCAGCTAAGATGAAGGTTTTCTGGACTTTCGATAAGTCCGAGGTAGTAGTGACTGCAACTGACACAAGAGAGGAGGCAAGCAGAATGACCTATGTTATTGATACATCGAAGACCCCTCATTGGATTACCGCGAATGTGTCAGATAGCCTCACTGGTAATAAGAAAGATAAGCGTTTAGGTATATTTCGCTTTGTAGGTGATGAATTACATATCAAGTGGGAGATCAAGGATGGTGGAGCAAGGCCAACTAAATTTACAGAAGGTAGGGTAGCGAAGTTCACGAGAACCCCTAAAAAATGAGCCTAACAAGTCGCTGCATCCGACCGTTAACCGTCCACGACTCGCGGAGACTCAGAGTGAAAGACCATTCTTGGTGGATCACGTTTGACCCGACGGCGGTTGAGCTTTACGTTCGGCAATAATAATATGAAGACAATACTGACATCTATCCTCTTGTTTGTTGTATTAATAGGGAACAGTAGCGCGGACCATATCACGCCCAAAATCAAGGGTGACCCCTCAAGTAAGACCGGGAAGACGGATAATCCAGCTGTTCGCTGCATCTTAAAGGAAGACGGTTATCGTGTTAGGGGGGAGCTGATCGTTGATAAGAAATTCATGAGCGCCAAGTTTGGCCCGACCCTAGAAGCATGGGAAGATAGGCAGCTTGTTTTTTCCGTGGAAGTCGAAGGACGGGCAAAAGACGGTAAGATCCACTACTATTTCACGATTAAGCGGTCCTTGCTCAAGAGGGCACGGTTCTCTATGTTTACAAGGAGTGGTGGAATGTGGGGTGGTGATGGAATGTTTAATTTCGATCTCAGTAATGTTAGAGTCCATAAAAATGATGACGATGACCCTTTTGCTGAGCCGGAGAAGAAATAATGTGGCCGAACAAGTCGCTGCATCCGACCGTTAACCGTTTTCGACTTCACACAGTTTACAGCTTTCCATCCGTTTAGGGTTTGTCGCGTTTGACTCACCGGCGGTTGAGCTTTACGTTCGGCAATAATAATTATGAAACGCCAGATTTACATCTCAGACCCTGAACATAATCGATCATTTTCTGGTCGATGGTGTTGGATTTACCGTGGTAAGGGATGGATGGATATTACCGATGACCAAATTCGAATTTCTGGTGGCCCACTTACGCTGAATGTATTGAAGTCAGACATCAGTAAAATCTCGATTGGGACGTTTCCAAGAACAGCAAAGCCCATCCCACTGCATTATATAGATGTTAGTTACTCTTCGGATGTATCTTCTAATTCTGTTTATGTGGTTCCATGGATACCCAACAAGTCACCTTGGCTAACACCCGTATGGAGCATGAATAAGAATACTTTAGCGTTCTTTGAGTTGATGATGAAGTGGAAGAATTCGGCCGAACAAGGCGCTTCATCCGACCGTTAACCGTCCGCGAGTTTGTTGCGGGCGGCTTGCTTATGGCCGTTTATGGTTTGCGACGGTAGACTCACCGGCGGTTGAGCTCTACGTTCGGCCATAATAAGAATGCACGCATTGTGTTGCATGTTGTCGCGTTGGTTAGATGAATGGGTTATTGGTTGATCATGGTCATCAGGTTCGATGCCGGATGTTCCTGCTGCCGCGCTCGCTCTACCTTGATCCATCGATGTCGGTTTATAGTTTGAGGGTGGTTTGATCCATGTTGCCCATCGGTTCTCTCCGTGATCGTTGCTCTGGTGTTTCCGGCTTCGGTCGACATGCCAGGCTAACGAACATGGCTAGATACGGTCGGTGTTAATGGTTGGACATCGGTTTGAGGTGCTGGTGATGGGTTATGAGAATAGTTGCCGAACAAGGCGCTTCATCCGACCGTTAACCGTCCGAGAGTTTGCGACGGGCGGCTTGCTGATGACCGTTTTTGGTTTGCGGCGGTTGACTCGGCGGCGGTTGAGCTCTACGTTCGCCAATAATAATAATTGAGTCTCCGTGTTCATCATCCAGCTCAGTCGCCTTCAAGAGCCGGCTATCATCGTTCGTTCGCGCACATCGATCAGGATTGATACGATTTTCACCTTGGTTCGTTTCCGGGCGTTCCCCTGACAGAGTGCTGGACTATTCCGAATCGGCACATCCTGACTATTCAGAAAAGCCGTCGAACAAGGCGCTTCATCCGACCGTTAACCGTCCCACAGTTTGCAGCAGGGGAGAGGTATTGACCATTTCAGGTTCGCGGCGGTTGACTCACCGGCGGTTGAGCTCTACGTTAGGCAATAATAATAATATGCGAATACACCAAATCATTGATGATCTTCGGCAGTCCGAGAATGACCAAGCATTCCTTGATCTTAACCCAGATGACATCTCCGCCCTTAGTGATAAAGACCTGGCATTGTGGCAGCGTCATCAGGATGTTGACTCGGCTCAATTTATTCTGGCTTGTCATGAGTGGAATCGTCGATTGCTGGAGAGACAGCTTCGTAGTGGCCGCTTCTTTGCGTGGCTGGGAGTGCTTGGCACTTTGGCGGGGTCTCTTGGTGGTGTTTACTTAGGATACCTTTTGACTTCATCGCCGTAATAATAACACCGGCAATGAATGCTCCAATTATCCATCCTACGACCATTGATATGACTAATTTACACCATGACGGGATTCGCAATCTACATATTGGGCGCAAGATTATCAGCATGGGGTCATTCTTTTTAACCCATCCCCACATCAATAACAATAAGCCTAACAAGTCGCTGCATCCGACCGCTAACCGTCCGCGACTTGGTGACGGGTTAGATGTATTGTTTGTTTCTGGTTTCATAAGTTAATTTGGGCGGCGGTTGAGCTTTCCGTTCGGCGATAATTAGATGGATGTTTCATGGATTGTTCGTTTCGGTGACATCGATGGGGGATTTGGCGGGTCGAGATTCCTGGCGTTGCATCAGTGCTGTTCGGTTTAGGTTTCCGTTGATCGATCTGGATTGCCCGTCTCCACCTGTCCGATGACTGAGCCACTCATCCATGAATTTTTGTCACCTGGACTGGTTCGGTCGTGGCTCTGCGGTTTCCGGCACATTATTTCATGCAGGCGTGTGCTGAGAGGTGCGGTCGAGGTTCATGGTTGGACATCGGTTTCAGGCGCTGGCATGGGAAGTGAGAATAGTTGCCGAACAAGGCGCTTCATCCGACCGTTAACCGCCCCACAGTTTGCCGCGATTGAGAGGTATCGACCATTCTTGATTTTCGACTGTTGACCCACCGGCGGTTGAGCTCTACGTTCGGCAATAATAATATGATCAGAAGAATCATCACTCGTATTCGAAAGATGACCTTCGGGCTGAAGGGTATGTTCTTTTTCGGTTTGTTTGGTGGATCACTACTGACTGTTGCAATTATCTTTGGCTCTGATTTTGAAGATGAAGCGACAGGCGAGATGATCACCCATAACCAGATGTGGGAGAGCGGTAGGGCGTATGAGGTATTAGCGACGGGATTGATTTTAGTTTGCTTGGCGTTGATGATCTATTGCAGGAAGAAGGTCGTGCGTATTCTTATACCTCTCGCGCTTGCGAGCCTTTCACCATTGCATTATTTTGACACTGGGGAGCTGTGGACAATGGATTTTTTTGCAGGAATCATAGCCGCTGTAATTATCTACATATACTTGAACAAGAGTCGTTGGGTTGAGTACTATTTTTCCAACAATGTGGCCGAACAAGTCGCTGCATCCGACCGCTAACCGCGCTCGACTCCAGCTCGGTTTTACAGTAATCAATCGTTAATGCTTTTCGTCGGTTCTACAGTCGGCGGTTGAGCTATACGTTCGGCAATAATAATAAGATGCGAAAATCAGTATTCATTTGGATAGCGGTATTTCTCTTCGTTGTTGGGGTTGGTTATTTGAGTAAGCCTGATCGTGGGGGGTTAGTAGGCTGTGGTCAGGTATTCGGGTTGCCTGAGATAGAGCAGCTTGAACTTGATACTAAGCCGCTGATGAGTTGGCAGCCGTTTGAATCACCCAAGTATCGGTTTCATGCTTCTGATGCACAATTTGAGGCTTTAGATAGGATTCTCAGAAGCGAAGGCTATTCTGATTGGCAAGAGGGAGGTGTGAGTTTTGGCAGTATTTCACATGGCTGGACCTCTGACGAAGATTGGATCTATTGTAAGTCGTCGCATGAAGGGTATAATCTCTATTGGAGTTATAGCCGTACTCAAAAGCTTGTTTACGCAATTACATTTCCTCAATAAATGTGGCCGAACAAGGCGCTTCATCCGACCGTTAACCGTTCTCGACGCGCGCAGTTTGAGAGTGAAAGACCATTTTAGGTTTCTGACATTTACACACCGGCGGTTGAGCTCTACGTTCTGCAATAATAATTTTTTTGCCCAGCATGGTTGCCGTTGGTTCGCTTTCCCTGGCACATCAGATGAATGATTTCCCAGTTGATTATTCTGATCCCGCTCAGTTTACCTTTGTGAGCGGTGGCTTATCGTTCGTTCGCGCACATTTGCAGAGATTGAGACGGATGCCGCCCGAATGATTTGCAACGGAAATTTGGACAGAGTGCTGGACTATTCCTTGCGCGCTCGGGTTGATATGGGAATAATCTCCGCAGAACAAGTCGCTGCATCCGACCGTTAACCGTTCTCGACGCCACGGAGTTTTAGAGCGAAAGACCATTTAAGATTTATCTGAGTTTGACCGGACGGCGGTTGAGCTTTACGTTCGGCCATAATAAGAATGCACGCATTGTGTTGCATGTTGTCGCGTTGGTTAGATGAATGGGTTATTGGTTGATCATGGTCATCAGGTTCGATGCCGGATGTTCCTGCTGCCGCGCTCGCTCTACCTTGATCCATCGATGTCGGTTTATAGTTTGAGGGTGGTTTGATCCATGTTGCCCATCGGTTCTCTCCGTGATCGTTGCTCTGGTGTTTCCGGCTTCGGTCGACATGCCAGGCTAACGAACATGGCTAGATACGGTCGGTGTTAATGGTTGGACATCGGTTTGAGGTGCTGGTGATGGGTTATGAGAATAGTTGCCGAACAAGGCGCTTCATCCGACCGTTAACCGTCCGAGAGTTTGCGACGGGCGGCTTGCTGATGACCGTTTTTGGTTTGCGGCGGTTGACTCGGCGGCGGTTGAGCTCTACGTTCGGCAATAATAAGAAATGATTACAAAGATATCAGGTGAATCTAAGACGCATCGCTGCTGGAATGGCAGAGATGATATTTCCCAGCACTATTTGGGAGGTGTGCCACATACTGAGCACAAGGTCTCATTGACGTTGACCTGGAAGAAGGAGAAGCAGTCGAAGTCACATCTTGTGGGGAAGTATGAACTCGATATGCCCAAGTTGCTTGCTGCTGGATTCATTCGCGAGGTAGACGATAAGTATCTTCTTCGCTTTCAGAGATCTGGCGGGATTATCGAGATTGCGATTAACCGAAGTTCGCCTGCATTTGTGCTAGAGAAGTTGCCATCCAGTTACAAATAACGTGGCCGAACAAGGCGCTTCATCCGACCGTTAACCGTCCCACAGTTTGCAGCGAGTGAGAGGTATTGGCCATTTCAGGTTTGCAGCGGTTGACCCGACGGCGGTTGAGCTATACGTTCGGCAATAATAAGATGAGACAAGCACTGCTACTATTTTTGACAGCGTTTTGTGTCGTTGGTCTGCTAACGACTTTGCTTCTTAGCGGCTACGCATCGAAGGATGTTCGTAGATTAACTACGATGGCGCTGAATGAGTCGCCCGATGAGATTGAGAGGCATAATCGCGTTTTGAAAGTTCAGCAGAGGGCGCTTAGATTTAGTGATTACTACTCGAATGTTCTGTCAGCAGGTTGGATGGTAGCTATCGGGGCGCTTCTGTATTCTTTGCGTCTCCTTAGAAGGTTTGAGAGGATCGCTGATCAGAATGCCACACTGAAGGCAGACCTTGAAGAGAAGAATGTGGCCGAACAAGTCGCTGCATCCGACCGCTAACCGCGCTCGACTTCCGCTCGGTCAGAGGCGAAAAACCGTTTGAGATTTATCACGTTTGACCCGACGGCGGTTGAGCTTTACGTTAGCCATTAATAAGACCACAAATGCACAATTTATCGATTATCGTAGGTATAGCACTACTCACTATAGTTACTCCCGCCTGTAAGAACGGTGGTTACTCGACTGGGTCTTCAGGTCTAGGGTTCGGTAACATGTACGTTGAACATCATTGGAGCAAGGATGGTCATAGACCGGAGGAGATCGATTGGGTCATAATTTGTGCAGAGATACCAGATAGCCAGAGCCACAAGGGAAGAACTGGTCAGTTGACGGTAGGATTTAAGGATGGAACAGTTCACGATTTTGTCCCTGCTAAGGGCAGTGTTACATGGTTGGCTCCAGGTATCGAACCGAGGAATATTCAAGTTGATGATTTACACATCTTCGTCAGACGAATTGAAGAGTTACAAGACGAGGTGGTCGATGTTAAATTTGATAGCCCCGAATCTTTAATCGACAGAACCACAGAATAATTTGGGCTAACAAGTCGAAGCATCCGACCGTTAACCGTTCGCAATCCGAGAACTTTAAGAGTTAAAACCACGAATGATTTGCGACTGTTTTACACGCGGCGGTTGTTCTTTACGTTCGGCTATAATAATAAGACATGATCGCACGTCACACCGAGATAGTAGAAGCCATCAAGACAGAGTATGGTGTATTAGTCCGTGAGGCATACCACGGCCATCCCAAAGGTGTATCGAACATTTACCTACTAAGCGATGATGGCATTTTGTGGGAGGCGGAGTTGCCCATGTATGGAGATGTATATGCAAATCCCATTATTGTGGAAGGGGACTTCTTTAGATGTGCTAGTTGGGGAGGTATGACGTGTAGCGTTTCTCTGGAGACGGGGAAGATCGTTGAGAGCATTCTTACCAAATAATCTTGCCGAACAAGGCGCTTCATCCGACCGTTAACCGCCCCACAGTTTGCAGCGAGTGAGAGGTATTGACCATTTCAGGTTTGTGGCGGTTGACTCACCGGCGGTTGAGCTCTACGTTAGCCAATAATAAGAAAATGAAATCACTATTCTACGCCCTAATAATGTTCTTTGCCGTATCAGCAGTATCTCATGCGGATTTTGCTGCACGATACAAGGTGCAAATCGAGTTTGAAGGCCCTAAATACAAATGGCACAGAACGGTAAAATTTCGTGATGACTTTCATTTCTTTCTAGATAATGCCCCTCTGAAGAAGGGTTACGCTGTTGGTTCTATTGCTGGAGTGGTCTATCCGAAGAAGGGCAAGCTATATTGCACCATTTCGATGTGGGCTAGCAAGAAGCTCAAGAGCGAAGAAACTGGTAATTCTTACTCGATAGGCGAAGTAAAATTTTTAGCTGTGCCCAAATCCCTGAAGTTCGATATCCCCATGTCTGACAAGAGTGGTTTCAAGAAGTGCACAGTCACCCTAATCCCCAAATAATTTAGGCTAACAAGGCGCTTCATCCGACCGTTAACCGTCCGCGAGTTTGTTTCGGGCGGCTTGCTTATGACCATTTTTGGTTTGTGACGGTTGACTCGGCGGCGGTTGAGCTCTACGTTCGGCAATAATAAAAACGCATACTAACAATGAGTGGTAAATTTAGAATGTTTCGGTTTACAGCACACCTTTTGACTCTATCCTTTTTGCTATACTTAGCGTATGAGGGATGGGATGCATATAGGGTTACATCTCAAGTTGAGGCAATAGCAGATTATGATTCTAAAGCGGTTCAGGAGCGATTTATACGTGAGGTTGGCAAGGAATACACAATTCATATGCATACAGAAGTTGTCTCAATGTGCAGTATGGCGGCGAGTAATCGCGAGCTTAACAAGGTTACTATGATCTCTAATCTGAGGCATACGAAGGAGATTGGTGTGTTCGCCATGTGTGTTGCCTTTTTACAAGGATTGATGTTGCTGAGGTCATGCAAAAGTCATTCTGAAAACTAACATGTTTTGCGATAAATGTGGCCGAACAAGTCGCTGCATCCGACCGCTAACCGCGCTCGACTCCAGCTCGGGTTTACACGAATTGACCGTTTAGAGCCTTTCACCATTTACGAGGCGGCGGTTGAGCTTTACGTTCGGTAATAATAAGAAAAATGAAAAACACATACATAATAGTTATATTGAGCGTCATCATAAGCCCTCTTTTGATGGCAGAGCTAATACCTTTAAATAGTAATCCCAATGTAAATAAGGTATGGGAGATTGATGAGAAAATCATCAAAAAGAAGTCGAGGTATAATCCTCTCACAGATAAGGCTCCACCAAAGGATATATCTTCGATTTCCAAGATTGCGTTGGCACACCTGCGGGGTAGTGTAAATATTTGTCTGTAAAAGCTGCTATACCCTGACCCCGCCGCAACGGCAGGCGATGGAGCGTAGCGGAATCGGCTGCCGTTGCGGCGGCGCGCCATCCCCCCTCAGGGGTTGCCAGCGTCCGCCCAATGCTTTTGAATGAAGGTTCTAACACAACCAAACAAAAGCAATGAACGAACAGACACATCCTAGCCATAACGACGAAATCATCAACCTTCTTCTCGCCGACGGACTCGAAAACAGTCTCTCAAAGATCGCTGAACTCCTCATGAACACCGCCATGCTGCTTGAGCGCATCCACCACATCGGAGCCGCCCCCTATGAAAGGGACGCCGTTGAGCGCAATGGATATGCCAACGGTTTCAAGCCGAGGTCCTTCCAGACTGCCGTAGGCAAAATCAACCTGCAGGTTCCCCAGGTTCGTGACAGTGACACGACATTCCGCACCTCACTGCTTGAGAAGGGTTCGCGCAGTGACCGATCACTCAAGGCCGCCATCGCCACCATGTATGTGCAGGGAGTCAGTACACGCCGTGTCACCCAGGTCATGAAGGGACTTTGCGGCTTTGACGTTTCATCAGCACAGGTCTCCAAGCTCACCTCTGAGCTTGATGCCGAGTTCAAAAAATGGCGTTCACGCCCTCTACCCGAAGTCGCCTATCTGCTGCTCGACGCCACCTACTACAAGGTCCGCATCGACGGCACTGTAAGGGATTGCGCCACCTTGAAAGCCATCGGGGTGAGACGTGACGACGGCAAACGCATGATCCTTGGCGTCTCCTGCGCCCTCTCCGAGGCAGAGATTCATTGGCGAGAGTTCCTGACCGACCTCAAGGAGCGCGGCATCGGCATTCCCGACATGATCACATCCGATGCACACACAGGTCTCAGGGCAGCCCTCAAAGCCACGTTCAATGCCAGTCCGTGGCAACGCTGCCAGTTCCACCTTCAGCAGAACGCCCAGAACTACATCACCAAACAGCACCTCAAAAGCAAGGTCGCGGCAGATCTGCGAGCCGTTTTCAATGCAGACAGTCGGGAGCACGCAGAAGAACGCCTCAAGGACTTCGTCAACACTTATCGCAAAGACCAGCCAAAGCTCGCAGCCTGGGCCGAAGAGAACATTCCTGAAGGTTTTGCCGTGTTTACCTTGCCTGAGGCACATCGCAAGCGCTTGCGCACATCCAATGCCTGCGAAACACTCAACAGCCAGATCAAACGCCGCACTCGGGTCGTCGGACTCTTTCCAAACGAAGACTCGCTACTGCGGCTCGTGACCGCTGTATTGGTCGAAATCTCCGAGACTTGGGAAACAGGAAAATCCTACCTCAAGCTCAACTAACAAAAAAACAAACAGAAACAAAAACCGAATCTTCAACAAAAGCCATCAGCCACTTTTACAGAAAAAACATTGCGCGGCCACCTGCGGAAGAGAGATCCTTCACAAAGCTATATTGTGTGGTCGATTACTTTACAGCCAGTAGAGCATTTATATGAGCCCAAAGATAAGAGAGAGCAGCCTATATATTGGTACTACGTTGTTACGGCACAGAATCGTGATGGGCGGAAACTATTAGGGGATATGTTTGCGAGCAAAGACATTGTCATCATTTTGCTCGATGGAACGGTAGTGCCTTTATCGAAGCGCAAATGGGACGAGACGGTTTCTCCAAAAAAGTGACCGAACAAGTCGCTGCATCCGACCGCTAACCGCGCTCGACTCCAGCCGGTTTTACACATAGAGACATTTTCCGCCGATTGCGGTTTTACAGACGGCGGTTGAGCTATACGTTCGATAATTATTGATTCTTCGTGTTCAGTATTGCCCTGGAGCATCGCCGATATGCCGTTATTGATGTATGATTTTGGATCGATGAACGCTTCCGGGAACGGCTTGAGTTTCCAGCTCATTTGAATCGATATTGATGGATTGGTGCTCGTTCGCTGCCATTGATAACATTTTAGAAGAATCTCTCGTGAATGGTTTGGATTGGTTTCGCATTCCGTTTTCGGTGTGATGCACGATTCGATTCACGCGGCGGTGATGGACACATCGAATGGTTCAGGATCTTCGTTACCCACGGCAGTTTTCAGGCGCATTGATCTGTGTAGATCGAACAAGGCGATGCATCCGACCCGTTACCGGTTAATAGTCGGGCATCTGTTCCGGAGCGTATATCTATTTTC
This region includes:
- a CDS encoding SPOR domain-containing protein, whose protein sequence is MTIPELKQKLYDEGCSPCNYAIESSGSDVYCLNNDGAQWKVYYTERGYDFDPIFTSESESEACDFFLQHMLKQSNWHLVGVFQSELEAKAYEREVSRFGATPIRNDLPESIMGTAQFRVFVAGRDIHLVESIRQ
- a CDS encoding TIGR03067 domain-containing protein yields the protein MKYIRETTLAGILLIGFAHGEQNKNPLIGEWKLKKLEGVKYDVAAKMKVFWTFDKSEVVVTATDTREEASRMTYVIDTSKTPHWITANVSDSLTGNKKDKRLGIFRFVGDELHIKWEIKDGGARPTKFTEGRVAKFTRTPKK
- a CDS encoding IS256 family transposase, with protein sequence MNEQTHPSHNDEIINLLLADGLENSLSKIAELLMNTAMLLERIHHIGAAPYERDAVERNGYANGFKPRSFQTAVGKINLQVPQVRDSDTTFRTSLLEKGSRSDRSLKAAIATMYVQGVSTRRVTQVMKGLCGFDVSSAQVSKLTSELDAEFKKWRSRPLPEVAYLLLDATYYKVRIDGTVRDCATLKAIGVRRDDGKRMILGVSCALSEAEIHWREFLTDLKERGIGIPDMITSDAHTGLRAALKATFNASPWQRCQFHLQQNAQNYITKQHLKSKVAADLRAVFNADSREHAEERLKDFVNTYRKDQPKLAAWAEENIPEGFAVFTLPEAHRKRLRTSNACETLNSQIKRRTRVVGLFPNEDSLLRLVTAVLVEISETWETGKSYLKLN